Part of the Nycticebus coucang isolate mNycCou1 chromosome 22, mNycCou1.pri, whole genome shotgun sequence genome, aaaaaaaagcagggactAAATTTACATCACGGACAACGCCAGAGAGGCCGCCCTAGACTCTCTGGTTCTCTTTATCTGTTGGAcatgaagatatttaaaaaaggaaatatgagtGCTTCCAAAATCCTGCTACAAACATAACATGAAATTTAGAAATGATTACAAGATAAAGTCCTCAACTTGTTTTGCATGAATATCACAAAACAGGATCACTGGTCTAAAATTCAAATCAACAAGTGAAGAGGTGTATCTGTCTCACAATTATACTCAGGTTTACCTTctggttaatatttttattatagtatttccttttaaaattcaagacaaaaaagaaaacaaagacgaTGGCCCCGGAAGGAATGCACAATTTGTTTAGTTTACAGCACAGAGATCCTTCTCTTAATGGGAATTGTGCTCTTGGTTTCAGCAATAAGTGAAGGAAAAAAGATCTTGCCCTTTTGTAGTTCTGAGGGGAGGTGTAGGGTGTCCACATTAGTACGGTTGGATAGGATATGCTCTCACTGTAACGCGTCAAGGGTGGAATGGTCTTCCAGTCTCCATGGTGCCCACATGCTGTTTTAAAcagtttaaatgtaaaaagaaacatCTAAATTCAGACGTACAGTTGGTGTCACTGCTATTTCACTGCTAAATGAGCATTTGTAGATGAAGGCACTTTATTTCAGATTTCCATAAATGTCTGCCTTTCCACCACAATTCCGAATTAATGCTACTGCTAATATTAACCTAGAAGCCTTAAATCCCAATGTCACTGTTTTATGGGAAACAACTACTCTCAGGAAGGGCATCTGGAGGGCTCTTACCTCCTGGTGTTAGTTCCAGATCTTCAAGAAGCTGTCCCAGGATCCTGTCGCCACAGCCATGCCGTCGTCAGTCACCCCCAGGCAGCTGACGCGGTTGTCATGTCCAGCCAAGACACCTGGGCACAGACCACAACACAGTCAGTCAGAAGCCCAGAGATGCCTCACCTGTACAGGACACCAAGACagggctgggtggctcctctaTGATGGGGTGAGACCTTCCCTCATGGTGAGAAAGTGGAGAACTGGATGTTGAACTGAAGTGCACAGCCAGTCAAGTTAAGGGGGGCACAAATCAATCATGGCTGTTCTCTACGGACAGCCTACAGCCACAGGGTAATGTTCACGGAAAATACACGCACACTCAAAGCCTGATCTTAAGTCTGTTTAAAGGTAGGTTCATTAaaggaatgacaagaaaaatCCGTAATTCAACAGCACCCACACGTAACACTGAGGGCCACTTGAACTGACTTCTTAGCACtcaaaaaatgaagcaaaaaccaccatcaaaaaaaaaaaaaaaaaaaaaaaaatcagggcggtgcctgtggctcaagaagtagggcgccagtcccatatgcccgaggtggcgggttcaaatccagccccggccaaaaaccacaaaaaaaaaaaaaaaaaaaaatcaaaaccaggtggctcctgtagctcagtgagtagggcactggccccatataccaagggtggtgggttcaaacctgaccccggccaaactgcaacaaaaaaaatagccaggcgttgtggcaggcgcctgtagtcccagctacttgggaggctgaggcaagagaagcgcctaagcccaagagttggaggttgctatgagctgtgatgccacagcactctacagagggtgataaagtgagaatctatctctacaaaaaaaaaaaaaaatcaaaaccaggtcatgccagtggctcatgctgtaatcccagcactctggaaggctgaggcaggaagctcccttgagctcaggaattcaagaccagcctgaacaagactgaggccctgtctctattaaaaacagtcaaaagggtggtgcctgtggctcaaaagagtagggcgctggccccatatgtcagaggtggtgggttcaaacacagccctggccaaaaactgcaaaaaaaaaaaaaaaacaccactagctgggtgttgtggtgggcacctgtagtcccatctactcaggaggctgaggcaggaggatcatggaGTCTcttagtctgaggttgctgtgagctaagctgaggccctggcactctaacctgggcaagagtgagacaatctctcaaaaaaaaaaattgaaaatcaaaaccaccccaatCTCAATCTCAAAGCTATAATCTATACCAGGAGAACATTTGGGTGTGGGCTGTTTCTCTTTGTCTGTGACCACCACAGCCTAAAGAAGGCACAGCAGCTGAGAAGCCCCTGGGGCTGGCACCCAGCCACTCTTTAATAAGAGTCCTGGCATAGACAACGCCCAGAGCCATAACAATCCATTTCTTCCCAGAAGGATCTgggagccacaggagctgagtaCAGGCCCAAATGTTCTCCACAAACACATGGGCTGGGTTCCACAGCCCTCAATGGCACAGTGACTAAGGGATTTGGTCAGAAAAAGCTTCAATTTGGCCCACTTACGCCAGGGAGCAAAAGACAGGTGTTTAACTGAGAGGTAGGAGTAGCACCCACCCAGAAGCAAGAGGCCCCAAGACTGGAGGCACGCACCCTTTTTCCATCCCCCGAGCACTGAGATGAAAAGGGTTGGAAGATTCTAATGTCAACATTTTCCAAATTCTAATGCCCAAATGtctactttttgaaaaaattattttttgagacatggtctctctTGCCCCCAGTGGAGtactgtggcaccatagctcacagcaacctcaaactctaggctcaactgatcctcttgcctcagcttcccaagtagctgggactataggagcctgccacaatgcctggctattttttttaaagatggggtctcacttttgctcgggctggtgtTCAACttgtgagcccaagcaatccacctgcctcagcctctaagagtgctgagattacaggcatgagccactgctcccagcccaaCCAACCAAATGTCCACTTTTAATAAGAAAGTTCTCATCTTTTCTACAGTGTTTATTTTCATATGCTTGACAATGACacacttccttttctctttttttttttttttggagacagtcttactatgtcgccctgggtagagtgccgtagcgtcacagctcacagcatcctcaaactcttaggtttaagcaattctcttgcctcagcctcccaagtagctgggactacaggtgcctgccacaacgcccggctattttttgttgcagttgtcatgatggcccgggccaggttcgaacctgccagccttggtgtatgtggctggcaccgtaaccactgtgcgacAGCCACACTTGCTTTTGATATGCCAAATTCAGACTACAAATGGAATGGCCCAGCCTTTCACACTTGGGTGTCAGAGGACTGAGCAGCTGGATCCTCTCCCGCCCACCGTGCCCCATTTTCCCCTCACAAGAACTGGTGGGAAGAGCTTTCAGTGCCCCATGGGGCTGGCTCAcctggagagacagagtttcgaGACCCAGGCTGCCACCCTTACCTCTGTGGGTCCACACCACAGCCTGACACAGACTAAGACACTGCCCTGCAGATGCTGTCTGACAACAGGAGACATGGAGCCCTGTGATGCCTACCTGCCCGGTCGGCTTTGAGTGCGTCCCACACGTTGCAGTTGAAATCGTCGTACCCAGCGAGGAGGAGGCGCCCACTCTTGGAGAAGGAGACAGAGGTGATCCCACAGATGATGTTGTCATGGGAGTAAGTCATGAGCTCCTGGTCTGCACGGAGGTCAAACAGCCTACAGGTCGCATCATCTGAGCCGGTGGCAAATGCATTGCCATTTGGAAAGAACTGGAAAGAGAAAGCAAATCCACACAGCACGTAAATGCTCAAATACAAACACAGGATATATGGGTGCCCAACAGTAGGGCTGCTGACACAGTAGGCAAAGATCAGTAAGAACAGAATGGTAGTGCTATGGGGACCCCAGGGAGCTCCTTAGGGGTGGAGACAGGAAGGGACTTACATCAAGGAAGCTCACATCACTGTGACCTGACAGTATGTCATCCCCAAAGAAGAGATTTTACACCAACAGAACAGCAAGAATGTGGCCATAACTGAAAAACACATGTGTCTCTATAGCTGCCAACTTTCAGGCTAATCTCAtgcaggaaggagagagggggctgTAGTCAGCGCTGCATCAGAGCTACGCCCCAATAAACCAAACATACACCTCCTAATCTCTAGACCAGTGCTGAAAACAGAGCCTAGCTGTCGGGGTGCCAGAGAACAGGGAGCTTTCTCAGATTAGCTACGGCCTGACTTGGAGGAGATACTGGTGGCCTGTGTTATTTTATCTGTCTCCAGTTAGAGGTAAGCTCAAGTGCTGGTCATCTCTAGGGGTAGGAACAAGGCCTGGCTCACAATAGACCACTCCTGGATATCTGGGAGGTGAATGGTCAACACAGATCAGATAGCTTCTATGGTCACAGCAGATCCCAGTGGAGATTTCTACAGTGGTTTTCTATATACTCATctctaaaatgtatttgtatagaagagaagagagaacacATCTAATTGAAAAACAGTTCAAAGTTTAGCAATCCAAAGCACAGCAGAGCCAGCGCAGCCCTATCCCCATGCCCTCACCCTGACTCACACAGATGGCATTGATGTCAGACTCGTGGCCAGTGAAAGTCTGTCGGCACATCCCTTCTCGAACATCCCAGAGCTTGGCTGAAGCATCACAAGCACCAGAGACAAACAGTCTGGTGTCAGGAGCGAGAGAAAGGCTCATGACATCTCCAGTGTGTCCAGTGAATGTGGTTGTCTGCTGGCCGGTCTCGATGTCCCACAGGGCACTGCAGCAGGAGCAAGAGACAATGGAGGTCACAGCCTCACATTCTCAGATGGCTGCTCACATGACAAACTGTCCTTCAGACAACCCAGACCACAGTAGACCTCTGTACTCtaagtaaattaaattaattccttttttcccttattttggagataagagtctcactctgtcaccctggatagagtgccatagtgtcacagctcacagcaacttcaaacccttgggctcaagaaatcctcttgcctcagttttttttttatttttagtagagacggctctcattcttgctcagactgctcttgaactcatgagctcaagggattctcccattttggcctcctagagtgataggattacaagtgtgagccagtGAACTTGGCCAAAAGacaaactttgtgatatgggctaggaacagtggctcataacctataaccccagcacacAGGGAGCCTATATTAAGGTAGGAACACTAGAGATTGCGTTCCACACTTTCAGGCCACAGAAGAGCTTGTGGAAGGGCAGCAAGGAGCTCCTGGAAGGCCCTGGCCAGTAGGGAGGATGCCATGCTATCTGCAGCTGCTCCCTCCACACCCCGTGGGGTGTCCATGCCAGCAGCCCACTTCCCCACCTCTCCAGGTGACTTAGAAAAGGCTTAAGACAACAAGGCCAGGCAAACAAATGGCTCAGAGCAATTTGAGGTCCTGATGAGAGTCACAAATGAGAGAGCAGGTTAAGTGTTTAATGGTTacacatagtattccattgtgtttcTGCTTAATAGGGTGTCCAAAACACCCTGGCAGGAGCCAGGCTGTGTAAGGGAGGCTAAGAAGGTATGAATCCTGTGCTTTAGCCCACAGAAGACACTGCCACTGAAAACTGCCAGTTCATTTCACCCTCAGAGGAAAACCTGGCAGGGCCTGGCAATGCAAATCCAGTCGGATGATTCTGACATAGGTGTATGGGAGTTTACTCTCTAGGCCCAAGGGACTGCAGAGAGGGAGCAAGATACTTATGGGAGTCTGAAAATAGTGAGTAGtgaataaaatgctttaaaaatctcttctttgtatttttttttctttttgtagagacagaatctcactttattgccctcgacagagtgctgtagcatcacagctcacagcaacctccaactcctgggcttaggtgattctcttgcctcagcctcccaagtagctgggactacaggggtctgccacaacactgggctatttttttgttgcagtttggctggagccgtgTTGGatcctgtcacccttggtatatgggcctggtgccctactcactgagccacaagtgccgccctaaAAATATCTTCTAATAAAGTCTTCCCAAGATTGACAGTCAAGATTATAAATCTTTTGTAAACAGATGGATATTAAAAGACACCTTATAATATTATAGATCTGTACTGACGAGATGGCCAAAGGCCCACATTTCAGTGAAGCCCACCCGACCACGTGCCTGGTGTCTGTGCTTCAGCCTGGGCAGTCAGGCCAGCTCCAGGCACCAAATCATGCCTAAGACAACCAGGAAAACCCAGGTCAGCTGGAGcctaaaatgactttcttttaaGGAACTATCTGGTCATTTGATTTATGTGCTTTGCCaccacaaatgaaaaaaattctggagTTTATTTAACTGGATTTCTACCTACCTGAAAGATAAAAACTTCAACAATTAAGAAGTCtgatactgggtggcgcctgtggctcagtgagtagggcgccggccccatataccaaggatggtgggttcaaacccggccccggccaaactgcgacaaaaaaatagccgggtattgtggcaggtacctgtagtcccagttactcaggaggctgaggcaagagaatcacttaaacccaggagttggagagagttggaggttgctgtgagctgtgatgccatagtactctcccgagggtgataaagtgctaaaaaataaaaataaataaacaaagaagtcTGATACaaaggctgggcttggtggctcatgcctgtaatcccagaacttgggaggctgaggcaagtagattgtctgagctcacaagttcaagaccagcctgagctagagaccctatctctaaaaaatagagaTGAGGCAAGgtgatcacttgaacctaagagtttgaggttgctgtgagctaagacgccactggcaatctaccaagggtgaccaagtgagaccctgccccgccaaaaaaagaaatctgatatAATTCACTTGAACTGTAACACCTGCTGCTTTTAAGCTGTGCTCATCATCTATGACATGGTACTATCAGAAAGGGACAACTAAAGCCCACCCAACTCCCCCCAAAGGCTATAAAATGTCACCTAGGCAGGTACAAACATACGGAGCAAAGAACAAAAGAGCAGGTGCTACATGCATAATTGTAGCTTAATTATCTGTATTTTCATATTTAGTTGGTCAAAATTCAACTTTGTACTTATACAAACAGCACCATGAATTCACACATTATTACTCTGTGTTTTGAATCTTAAGGCCATTTCAAATTAAAGACAGCCTAATTCACGTCAAGAATCTTACTTCCAATATGTCTAGACACAACCAGTGCGACAGAGCAGTCTCAGAGCACTCTGTCTGCCCTGGTTCAGATGCTCACCATGTGGTGTCTCCAGAGCTGGTGACGATCTGATTGTCATCAAGGAACCGGCAGCAGGACAAGTAACCTGCAAAGAGCAGACCCAGAAGGTGACCCGACGGACCAAGCCCAGCTCAGCAGTCTTGTAAACATAAACATTCAGTGGCAAAACAGAAGCACTATGTCTAGGCTAAGACAAACACCTTGTCAGGTACCTTCTGTTCTGTCCTGTGTCTGGGAAGAATAAATAAGCAGTAAGTCCACTGCACTGCTGGCAAGAATGAGAGCCTGGGTAGTCAAGAAGGACACCAGGACAGGAAAAGGCAGGTCAGGACAGCACTTCCCACAGAGCCCACACCCATGAGACACATGCCACTCATCTGCCTGTCTATCAGCAAATCGCACCCTGGGGGTGCCCTTCCTGCTCCCTCATTTGCCGGTTCGCTCAACTCCTTCAACAGGAGCTGCCGGATGATGACGGGGTTGGGGGGCAGCCAGCACTCCAAATGCTGGACACATCATCCTTCAACAGAAGGATCTTCTTGCTCATCGGAACCTTTATACCCCAGTGAAGAGTGAGAAGGAAAACCACTTCAAGAGCCCATTAGGAGAGTGAGGGAGGGCGAGGTAAGGCAAGGTTCTCATGAGACGACACACAGGAAGCCAAGTGTCAGGGTGGCTGGAGGACGAGACCAGTTACACTGCAGCAATACTGCAGATCTCCAGTGAGGGAGGTGCTGACAAGCACATAGGGGTGGGCTTTTTCAAAGATAGCAGCTGTGACATCTAGTCTGTATAGGACAGGTTCTGTGTCCCTGAGCACCCTACCTACTCCCACAGTGAGGGTGTGGGATACCAGACAGTAGGGTGTTAAGGAGGTAGACATAGTGGAAACACAGAGCTAACCAGCTGTGGAATGAGGAAGGtaaaaacaaacttttacagTACCTACACCTTATGATTTCATGTTATTAACCTGTTTACTATTATTTTGCACTTCTGTAAACTGATCTCAGCTCTGAAATTTCCCATAAGAACCAAAAATAGGGTCAACAAACCGTGTCTGCCCAGGACTGGTGACAGATAGGCCTAACCTGTCACAGAGGCACTAGCAGTTCTCAAGAACTTGTGTAGACCAGATTCTTGCTGAAATGCTTTCCTTCTGACCACATCCAGAGTCATGTGACACTGAGTCAGTAAATCACACAAAGAAACCCACGGAGGGTTCTGATGCAGACAGTGCACAAAATAGGAATTCCAAGTATCTCCTTAACGAGCTTTACTAGACTGGCTCCCACAagaaaaataccagcaatgaCAGATTCCAAAATAATTAACTCTGTCCCTAGACAAAGGAAATACAGCCAAATTCTTCCCAGAGGCCACATGGGTGAACCAAAGCCCAGCGAAGAGGAGGAGAGTTCTGCACAACCCAGCTCTCTATTTTAACTCCCTCAGTCTGTCAGCTTGTGATGCCTGGAGGATGGA contains:
- the GNB1 gene encoding guanine nucleotide-binding protein G(I)/G(S)/G(T) subunit beta-1 — encoded protein: MSELDQLRQEAEQLKNQIRDARKACADATLSQITNNIDPVGRIQMRTRRTLRGHLAKIYAMHWGTDSRLLVSASQDGKLIIWDSYTTNKVHAIPLRSSWVMTCAYAPSGNYVACGGLDNICSIYNLKTREGNVRVSRELAGHTGYLSCCRFLDDNQIVTSSGDTTCALWDIETGQQTTTFTGHTGDVMSLSLAPDTRLFVSGACDASAKLWDVREGMCRQTFTGHESDINAICFFPNGNAFATGSDDATCRLFDLRADQELMTYSHDNIICGITSVSFSKSGRLLLAGYDDFNCNVWDALKADRAGVLAGHDNRVSCLGVTDDGMAVATGSWDSFLKIWN